One window of Nicotiana tomentosiformis chromosome 11, ASM39032v3, whole genome shotgun sequence genomic DNA carries:
- the LOC104103530 gene encoding probable E3 ubiquitin-protein ligase ARI8 has product MDSDYDIYDMDSEPEPEEEDFFSDEPIINSHNQKDYTILKDTDIHQLIKDDISKTTTILSVKRDVALALLRHYNWNMTKANEEWFANKLEVSKAIGMLLEKEETTSLDSNLVNCGICFEEYTVDKIAFAACKRHPFCKGCWECYISTSINDGPKCLVLRCPNPSCNMMVGESMIVKLASDKDKLKYYDYMFRSYVEENRKIKWCPAPGCEYAVEFEIGSENYDVICDCSNDFCWNCLDEIHRPIDCNTIEKWKNRNFEEAANTKWILAFTKKCPQCNKSIEKNKGCMHMTCVCYYQFCWLCLAKWDSCIGGCNGFEENKEVKEAKKNILRYTHYYERWVSNEKSKQQALKDLNEMRNEGVKKLSELHSLPETELEFIIQAWQQIVECRRVLKWSYAYGFYLPEEDKAKTQFFEYLQGEAGADLERLHHCAEQELLDHLGSTKKLDYTEQGSYKNYERFRSKLIGLTKVTGNYFEKLVTALENGLKDVNSKEYKRKREIPMSNITVDDSSMWACDRCSFLNADYYTVCQMCVVD; this is encoded by the coding sequence ATGGATTCTGATTATGATATTTATGATATGGATTCTGAGCCGGAGCCAGAAGAGGAAGATTTTTTCAGTGATGAACCAATTATCAACTCACATAATCAGAAAGATTACACAATTTTGAAGGACACTGATATTCATCAACTGATCAAAGACGATATATCGAAAACTACAACGATTCTTTCGGTCAAAAGAGACGTCGCTTTGGCTCTTCTTCGCCATTATAATTGGAACATGACTAAAGCTAACGAAGAATGGTTCGCTAATAAACTCGAGGTTAGTAAGGCTATAGGTATGTTATTGGAGAAAGAAGAAACTACGTCTTTGGATTCTAATCTTGTGAATTGTGGTATCTGTTTTGAGGAATATACTGTTGATAAGATTGCTTTTGCTGCTTGTAAACGACATCCTTTTTGTAAGGGATGTTGGGAATGTTACATTAGCACGTCAATTAATGATGGTCCTAAATGTCTTGTTTTACGTTGTCCAAATCCATCTTGTAATATGATGGTAGGTGAAAGTATGATTGTTAAGTTGGCATCTGATAAAGATAAATTGAAGTATTATGATTATATGTTTAGATCTTATGTTGAAGAAAATAGGAAGATTAAGTGGTGTCCTGCCCCTGGATGTGAATATGCGGTGGAATTTGAAATTGGGAGTGAAAATTATGATGTGATTTGCGATTGTTCGAATGATTTTTGCTGGAATTGCTTGGACGAGATTCATCGCCCGATTGATTGTAACACTATAGAAAAATGGAAAAATAGGAATTTTGAAGAAGCTGCGAATACGAAGTGGATTTTAGCTTTCACTAAGAAATGTCCCCAGTGTAATAAATCCATTGAGAAAAATAAGGGATGTATgcatatgacttgtgtgtgttaTTACCAATTTTGTTGGCTTTGTTTGGCAAAATGGGATAGTTGTATTGGTGGATGTAATGGTTTTGAGGAAAACAAAGAGGTAAAAGAAGCCAAGAAAAATATTCTAAGGTACACACATTACTATGAGAGATGGGTGTCAAATGAGAAGTCAAAACAACAGGCTTTAAAGGATTTAAATGAGATGAGAAACGAAGGAGTGAAAAAGCTAAGTGAATTACACTCTTTACCTGAGACTGAATTGGAATTCATTATACAAGCTTGGCAACAAATTGTTGAATGTAGAAGAGTCTTGAAATGGTCTTATGCCTATGGATTTTATTTACCAGAAGAGGACAAGGCGAAAACACAATTTTTCGAGTACTTACAAGGGGAGGCAGGGGCAGATTTAGAGCGACTTCATCATTGTGCAGAGCAAGAATTATTGGATCATCTCGGATCTACCAAGAAATTGGATTATACAGAGCAAGGATCTTACAAGAATTATGAACGTTTTCGTTCGAAACTTATTGGTCTGACTAAGGTTACCGGAAATTACTTTGAGAAGTTGGTTACTGCCTTAGAAAATGGGCTCAAAGATGTGAATTCAAAAGAATACAAGAGAAAAAGGGAAATACCAATGAGTAACATTACTGTTGATGATTCAAGCATGTGGGCATGTGACAGGTGTAGTTTCTTGAATGCAGATTATTATACTGTTTGTCAAATGTGTGTGGTAGATTGA